One Littorina saxatilis isolate snail1 linkage group LG10, US_GU_Lsax_2.0, whole genome shotgun sequence DNA window includes the following coding sequences:
- the LOC138978534 gene encoding exosome complex component 10-like isoform X1, which translates to MASTRDEDVASSSTDNDNKNESPEEIFPGCSSITDFSQQMLRTVVQATKTSNDLPTGDDYDYYSTYNSVRNVLDLEAGRILQLLQNVMRHQNVKGTITGTDHALELDEQFDVIIDANDQILERVGTWVDEATGVRKNEHKLVVSAMNRPNPAVASWNKKKSGTGSPSAPVQLLTARNIQRPQLSFKDKIDNSNKPFVPIITSKPHAVQPLQDSLQLPAHISLEDTESPDFVYPHPYKEEVEQWQPLPHQLERVEPQEVKPVDLTSAEFIDTAPDLAELCDLLKNETEIAVDLEHHSYRTFQGFVCLMQVSTRTRDFLIDTLALRSDMSILNEVFTDPKITKVFHGADSDIDWLQRDFGLYVVNMFDTGQAARVLNHARYSLAHLLQVYCQVDADKQFQLSDWRMRPLHEKMIRYAQEDTHYLLHIYDRMRGELIDRGNEQKNLLHSVFQRSKNVCLKVFKKMRFTPDSHLDLYMKSKKVFNSQQLQALKSIYSWRDSVARDEDESVHYVLPNHMLLQMAEILPRERQGVLACCNPIPPLVRQCQHEVHSLIMEARETTLAPIEEKRSMEPSAAQHPHYHTSISTCRHDLSKQTSQSLDPGESSDGIRTKSNSSLFSTQSDIILKRKPILSALFPDSSVNARNKGTRLASKIRSHFCDPFSKFLPDEARAEGNSVVKPPASAKGEMSWRLKASTGIAPGTKRKSDVDLNTFAPEFAPPAKSKRAETVPESATATKPSASTETAATTTPTSSRQKVKGLKKKKKKVVEVEVEDEEEENPLSMRQLMKKKKKEKKAKKIALASDSPQPSPQTEVLEPSPDVTQEKKKKKKKKVQLITESLTIEPMEDEDDDDAEKKKKKKKKKQKVAEEGVMESVTPFDYSTADKSAFTGKGSQKQYPGVYNPHFRGGDKKQNKQGKKKRVGQKHKKSMSFKPGAGGKK; encoded by the exons ATGGCGTCGACTAGAGACGAAGATGTGGCCTCTTCTTCAACTGACAATGACAACAAAAACGAAAGTCCCGAGGAAATATTTCCGGGATGTTCTAGCATTACTGACTTTTCCCAG CAAATGCTGCGAACAGTTGTGCAAGCAACCAAGACGTCCAACGATTTGCCAACAGGAGATGATTATGACTACTACTCAACCTACAACTCTGTTCGCAATGTCTTAGATCTCGAAGCTGGCAGGATCTTGCAGTT ATTGCAGAATGTGATGCGTCACCAGAATGTGAAGGGAACGATCACAGGCACGGACCATGCTTTGGAGCTGGATGAGCAATTTGACGTCATCATTGATGCCAACGATCAGATCCTGGAGAGAGTG GGAACATGGGTAGATGAAGCCACCGGGGTGAGGAAGAATGAGCACAAGCTGGTTGTGTCGGCCATGAATCGACCAAATCCTGCTGTGGCAAGCTGGAACAAAAAG AAATCTGGCACAGGCAGTCCGTCTGCCCCGGTGCAGTTACTGACCGCCAGAAACATCCAGCGGCCACAGCTCAGCTTCAAGGATAAGATTGACAACAGCAACAAGCCTTTCGTGCCCATCATCACCAGTAAACCTCACGCTGTTCAGCCTCTGCAAG ATAGCCTTCAGTTACCTGCCCACATCTCTTTGGAAGACACGGAGAGTCCAGATTTTGT GTACCCACACCCGTACAAAGAGGAGGTGGAGCAGTGGCAGCCATTGCCCCATCAGCTAGAAAGGGTCGAGCCGCAGGAGGTCAAGCCAGTTGACCTCACATCTGCCGAGTTCATTGACACCGCCCCTGACCTTGCTGAACTCTGTGACCTTTTGAAGAACGAGACAGAAATTGCAGTGGATCTGGAG CACCATTCCTACCGGACATTCCAAGGGTTTGTGTGCCTGATGCAAGTATCAACACGCACGAGAGACTTCCTCATCGACACGCTGGCCTTGCGCTCCGACATGAGCATTCTTAATGAAGTCTTCACTGACCCCAAGATCACAAAG GTGTTTCATGGCGCAGACTCGGACATAGATTGGCTGCAGAGAGACTTTGGCCTGTACGTGGTCAACATGTTCGACACGGGTCAAGCGGCCAGGGTTCTCAACCATGCCCGCTACTCGTTGGCTCACCTGCTGCAGGTGTACTGTCAGGTGGATGCCGACAAACAGTTCCAGCTCTCCGATTGGAGAATGAG GCCTCTGCATGAAAAAATGATCCGCTATGCCCAAGAGGACACCCACTACCTCCTCCACATCTACGATCGCATGCGCGGTGAGCTGATTGACCGTGGCAACGAACAGAAGAACCTGTTGCACTCCGTGTTCCAGCGCAGCAAGAACGTGTGCCTGAAG GTGTTCAAGAAGATGCGCTTCACACCTGACAGTCACCTGGACCTGTACATGAAGAGCAAGAAGGTGTTCAACTCTCAGCAACTACAGGCGCTGAAATCCATTTACAGCTGGAGGGACAGTGTGGCTCGGGATGAGGATGAAAGCGTGCA CTATGTTCTCCCAAACCACATGTTGCTCCAGATGGCCGAAATACTCCCCAGGGAGCGACAGGGAGTGTTGGCGTGTTGCAACCCCATCCCTCCCCTAGTGCGGCAGTGTCAGCATGAAGTACACAGCCTTATCATGGAGGCCAGAGAAACTACCTTGGCACCG ATTGAGGAGAAACGCAGCATGGAACCGTCTGCGGCACAGCATCCTCACTACCACACCTCCATCTCCACTTGCCGCCACGACCTCTCCAAGCAAACGTCACAATCCTTGGACCCTGGCGAGAGTTCAG ATGGGATCCGCACAAAGTCCAACAGTTCTCTGTTCAGCACCCAGTCAGACATCATCCTGAAGAGAAAGCCCATCCTATCTGCGCTTTTTCCTGACAGTAGCGTG AATGCCAGAAACAAAGGGACAAGACTTGCATCCAAAATAAGAAGCCATTTCTGTGACCCATTTTCCAAG TTCCTTCCAGACGAAGCAAGAGCAGAAGGTAACAGTGTCGTGAAGCCGCCAGCAAGTGCCAAG GGGGAGATGTCATGGAGACTGAAGGCAAGTACAGGAATAGCACCCGGTACCAAACGCAAAAGTGACGTTGACCTCAACACATTTGCTCCGGAGTTTG CACCACCTGCTAAATCCAAGCGTGCTGAGACAGTACCAGAGTCAGCTACCGCAACAAAGCCCTCCGCTTCTACAGAAACAGCAGCAACGACCACTCCGACCAGCAGCAGACAGAAAGTGAAAggactgaagaagaagaagaagaaggtggtggaggtggaggtggaggatgaagaggaggagaaTCCTTTGTCTATGCGACAgttg atgaagaagaagaagaaagagaagaaggcAAAGAAGATTGCCTTGGCCTCAGATTCCCCACAGCCCAGTCCACAAACAGAAGTTTTGGAGCCATCACCAGACGTCACccaggaaaagaagaagaagaaaaagaagaaggttcAACTAATCACTGAATCACTGACAATTGAGCCAATGGAAGACGAAGATGATGACGATgcggaaaagaaaaagaagaagaagaaaaagaaacagaaagttGCGGAGGAAGGGGTGATGGAGAGCGTTACACCCTTTGACTACTCTACTGCAGATAAATCTGCATTCACAG GAAAAGGCTCACAGAAGCAGTATCCAGGTGTCTACAATCCACACTTCCGTGGGGGGGATAAGAAGCAAAACAAG CAGGGGAAAAAGAAGCGCGTTGGACAGAAGCACAAAAAGAGCATGAGCTTCAAACCCGGGGCAGGTGGAAAGAAATGA
- the LOC138978534 gene encoding exosome complex component 10-like isoform X3 — MASTRDEDVASSSTDNDNKNESPEEIFPGCSSITDFSQQMLRTVVQATKTSNDLPTGDDYDYYSTYNSVRNVLDLEAGRILQLLQNVMRHQNVKGTITGTDHALELDEQFDVIIDANDQILERVGTWVDEATGVRKNEHKLVVSAMNRPNPAVASWNKKKSGTGSPSAPVQLLTARNIQRPQLSFKDKIDNSNKPFVPIITSKPHAVQPLQDSLQLPAHISLEDTESPDFVYPHPYKEEVEQWQPLPHQLERVEPQEVKPVDLTSAEFIDTAPDLAELCDLLKNETEIAVDLEHHSYRTFQGFVCLMQVSTRTRDFLIDTLALRSDMSILNEVFTDPKITKVFHGADSDIDWLQRDFGLYVVNMFDTGQAARVLNHARYSLAHLLQVYCQVDADKQFQLSDWRMRPLHEKMIRYAQEDTHYLLHIYDRMRGELIDRGNEQKNLLHSVFQRSKNVCLKVFKKMRFTPDSHLDLYMKSKKVFNSQQLQALKSIYSWRDSVARDEDESVHYVLPNHMLLQMAEILPRERQGVLACCNPIPPLVRQCQHEVHSLIMEARETTLAPIEEKRSMEPSAAQHPHYHTSISTCRHDLSKQTSQSLDPGESSDGIRTKSNSSLFSTQSDIILKRKPILSALFPDSSVNARNKGTRLASKIRSHFCDPFSKFLPDEARAEGNSVVKPPASAKGEMSWRLKASTGIAPGTKRKSDVDLNTFAPEFAPPAKSKRAETVPESATATKPSASTETAATTTPTSSRQKVKGLKKKKKKVVEVEVEDEEEENPLSMRQLMKKKKKEKKAKKIALASDSPQPSPQTEVLEPSPDVTQEKKKKKKKKVQLITESLTIEPMEDEDDDDAEKKKKKKKKKQKVAEEGVMESVTPFDYSTADKSAFTGENDTLTNLFFLLTRKRLTEAVSRCLQSTLPWGG; from the exons ATGGCGTCGACTAGAGACGAAGATGTGGCCTCTTCTTCAACTGACAATGACAACAAAAACGAAAGTCCCGAGGAAATATTTCCGGGATGTTCTAGCATTACTGACTTTTCCCAG CAAATGCTGCGAACAGTTGTGCAAGCAACCAAGACGTCCAACGATTTGCCAACAGGAGATGATTATGACTACTACTCAACCTACAACTCTGTTCGCAATGTCTTAGATCTCGAAGCTGGCAGGATCTTGCAGTT ATTGCAGAATGTGATGCGTCACCAGAATGTGAAGGGAACGATCACAGGCACGGACCATGCTTTGGAGCTGGATGAGCAATTTGACGTCATCATTGATGCCAACGATCAGATCCTGGAGAGAGTG GGAACATGGGTAGATGAAGCCACCGGGGTGAGGAAGAATGAGCACAAGCTGGTTGTGTCGGCCATGAATCGACCAAATCCTGCTGTGGCAAGCTGGAACAAAAAG AAATCTGGCACAGGCAGTCCGTCTGCCCCGGTGCAGTTACTGACCGCCAGAAACATCCAGCGGCCACAGCTCAGCTTCAAGGATAAGATTGACAACAGCAACAAGCCTTTCGTGCCCATCATCACCAGTAAACCTCACGCTGTTCAGCCTCTGCAAG ATAGCCTTCAGTTACCTGCCCACATCTCTTTGGAAGACACGGAGAGTCCAGATTTTGT GTACCCACACCCGTACAAAGAGGAGGTGGAGCAGTGGCAGCCATTGCCCCATCAGCTAGAAAGGGTCGAGCCGCAGGAGGTCAAGCCAGTTGACCTCACATCTGCCGAGTTCATTGACACCGCCCCTGACCTTGCTGAACTCTGTGACCTTTTGAAGAACGAGACAGAAATTGCAGTGGATCTGGAG CACCATTCCTACCGGACATTCCAAGGGTTTGTGTGCCTGATGCAAGTATCAACACGCACGAGAGACTTCCTCATCGACACGCTGGCCTTGCGCTCCGACATGAGCATTCTTAATGAAGTCTTCACTGACCCCAAGATCACAAAG GTGTTTCATGGCGCAGACTCGGACATAGATTGGCTGCAGAGAGACTTTGGCCTGTACGTGGTCAACATGTTCGACACGGGTCAAGCGGCCAGGGTTCTCAACCATGCCCGCTACTCGTTGGCTCACCTGCTGCAGGTGTACTGTCAGGTGGATGCCGACAAACAGTTCCAGCTCTCCGATTGGAGAATGAG GCCTCTGCATGAAAAAATGATCCGCTATGCCCAAGAGGACACCCACTACCTCCTCCACATCTACGATCGCATGCGCGGTGAGCTGATTGACCGTGGCAACGAACAGAAGAACCTGTTGCACTCCGTGTTCCAGCGCAGCAAGAACGTGTGCCTGAAG GTGTTCAAGAAGATGCGCTTCACACCTGACAGTCACCTGGACCTGTACATGAAGAGCAAGAAGGTGTTCAACTCTCAGCAACTACAGGCGCTGAAATCCATTTACAGCTGGAGGGACAGTGTGGCTCGGGATGAGGATGAAAGCGTGCA CTATGTTCTCCCAAACCACATGTTGCTCCAGATGGCCGAAATACTCCCCAGGGAGCGACAGGGAGTGTTGGCGTGTTGCAACCCCATCCCTCCCCTAGTGCGGCAGTGTCAGCATGAAGTACACAGCCTTATCATGGAGGCCAGAGAAACTACCTTGGCACCG ATTGAGGAGAAACGCAGCATGGAACCGTCTGCGGCACAGCATCCTCACTACCACACCTCCATCTCCACTTGCCGCCACGACCTCTCCAAGCAAACGTCACAATCCTTGGACCCTGGCGAGAGTTCAG ATGGGATCCGCACAAAGTCCAACAGTTCTCTGTTCAGCACCCAGTCAGACATCATCCTGAAGAGAAAGCCCATCCTATCTGCGCTTTTTCCTGACAGTAGCGTG AATGCCAGAAACAAAGGGACAAGACTTGCATCCAAAATAAGAAGCCATTTCTGTGACCCATTTTCCAAG TTCCTTCCAGACGAAGCAAGAGCAGAAGGTAACAGTGTCGTGAAGCCGCCAGCAAGTGCCAAG GGGGAGATGTCATGGAGACTGAAGGCAAGTACAGGAATAGCACCCGGTACCAAACGCAAAAGTGACGTTGACCTCAACACATTTGCTCCGGAGTTTG CACCACCTGCTAAATCCAAGCGTGCTGAGACAGTACCAGAGTCAGCTACCGCAACAAAGCCCTCCGCTTCTACAGAAACAGCAGCAACGACCACTCCGACCAGCAGCAGACAGAAAGTGAAAggactgaagaagaagaagaagaaggtggtggaggtggaggtggaggatgaagaggaggagaaTCCTTTGTCTATGCGACAgttg atgaagaagaagaagaaagagaagaaggcAAAGAAGATTGCCTTGGCCTCAGATTCCCCACAGCCCAGTCCACAAACAGAAGTTTTGGAGCCATCACCAGACGTCACccaggaaaagaagaagaagaaaaagaagaaggttcAACTAATCACTGAATCACTGACAATTGAGCCAATGGAAGACGAAGATGATGACGATgcggaaaagaaaaagaagaagaagaaaaagaaacagaaagttGCGGAGGAAGGGGTGATGGAGAGCGTTACACCCTTTGACTACTCTACTGCAGATAAATCTGCATTCACAG GCGAGAACGACACGTTGACAAatctcttctttcttttgacCAGGAAAAGGCTCACAGAAGCAGTATCCAGGTGTCTACAATCCACACTTCCGTGGGGGGGATAA
- the LOC138978545 gene encoding uncharacterized protein — MKANKVPWENCIALGCDNANVMVGHDTGVYGCMLKKHPKLFLSGCVCHLIHIAAEKGASCLPFSPSKLMIDVYYYLEKSSKRQASLKCHQVLHELEESKIIKHVSTRWLSIGKCLPRVITSWNALHDFFKEEEANSTGTENKKKTGDLKKLFTSPTNKLYCMFLVDFIRVFEDINTELQSDKPKVHILKTRLERLLRDLLRRFVKPSAMLYKHVLDVDFKSTLNIKKNTDLIIGDQARIFVSSPVESRLRTSRIAEFYATVVKCFQGSCEYIKKKLPLTDVLLKHAQVVDPAKQVDCSFESLDYFLKRFPKLVAPCVTTTDMQLEFSKYQDTDIRQCIADTDRVDATWCAVSKLQEDGQPMFQHLPMVMLSILTIPHSSAHCERIFSVVRKNKTDFRGSMAKDTLEALVVAKSRPGEALDRVYTNKELKDMKSAYYRSLQASSK, encoded by the exons ATGAAAGCCAACAAGGTTCCATGGGAAAACTGCATTGCCCTGGGATGTGACAACGCAAACGTCATGGTGGGGCATGACACTGGAGTGTACGGGTGCATGCTGAAAAAACATCCAAAGTTGTTCctctctgggtgtgtgtgtcacctcATTCACATAGCTGCCGAGAAag gtGCAAGTTGCCTGCCCTTCAGCCCCAGCAAGCTGATGATTGATGTCTACTACTATCTGGAGAAAAGTAGCAAGCGCCAAGCTTCTCTCAAGTGCCATCAGGTCCTGCACGAACTGGAGGAGTCCAAAATCATTAAACATGTGTCTACCCGATGGCTGAGCATCGGAAAATGTCTCCCACGCGTTATCACATCGTGGAATGCTTTgcatgattttttcaaagaggaAGAAGCAAATTCGACTGGAacggaaaacaagaaaaagacggGGGATCTCAAAAAGCTCTTTACTTCTCCAACCAACAAGCTGTACTGCATGTTCCTTGTTGATTTCATACGCGTGTTTGAGGACATCAACACAGAGCTGCAGTCGGACAAGCCAAAGGTCCACATCTTGAAAACTCGACTGGAACGACTGTTGAGAGACTTGCTCAGAAGGTTTGTGAAACCTTCTGCCATGCTTTATAAGCATGTTCTTGATGTGGACTTCAAGTCTACCCTCAACATCAAGAAGAACACCGACCTCATCATTGGCGACCAGGCTCGGATCTTTGTGAGCAGCCCAGTGGAGAGCCGTCTGAGAACGTCAAGAATTGCAGAGTTCTATGCAACTGTGGTGAAGTGTTTCCAAGGGAGTTGCGAATACATTAAGAAGAAACTGCCTCTCACTGATGTGCTCCTGAAGCATGCTCAAGTTGTTGATCCTGCAAAACAAGTTGACTGCAGTTTTGAGTCCTTGGACTACTTTCTCAAGCGGTTCCCAAAACTTGTGGCTCCTTGTGTGACGACGACTGACATGCAGCTTGAATTTTCCAAGTATCAAGATACAGACATCCGGCAGTGCatcgcagacacagacagagttGATGCCACATGGTGTGCAGTTAGCAAGCTGCAGGAAGATGGACAGCCAATGTTCCAACACTTGCCAATGGTCATGCTGTcaatcctcaccattccacactcTTCAGCACACTGCGAGAGAATTTTCTCGGTGGTCCGCAAGAACAAGACAGATTTTAGAGGCAGCATGGCAAAAGACACTCTCGAAGCACTTGTTGTCGCCAAGTCGAGACCCGGTGAAGCTCTGGATAGAGTTTACACCAACAAGGAGCTCAAAGACATGAAGAGTGCCTATTACAGGTCCCTTCAGGCCAGCTCCAAATGA
- the LOC138978534 gene encoding exosome complex component 10-like isoform X2 → MASTRDEDVASSSTDNDNKNESPEEIFPGCSSITDFSQQMLRTVVQATKTSNDLPTGDDYDYYSTYNSVRNVLDLEAGRILQLLQNVMRHQNVKGTITGTDHALELDEQFDVIIDANDQILERVGTWVDEATGVRKNEHKLVVSAMNRPNPAVASWNKKKSGTGSPSAPVQLLTARNIQRPQLSFKDKIDNSNKPFVPIITSKPHAVQPLQDSLQLPAHISLEDTESPDFVYPHPYKEEVEQWQPLPHQLERVEPQEVKPVDLTSAEFIDTAPDLAELCDLLKNETEIAVDLEHHSYRTFQGFVCLMQVSTRTRDFLIDTLALRSDMSILNEVFTDPKITKVFHGADSDIDWLQRDFGLYVVNMFDTGQAARVLNHARYSLAHLLQVYCQVDADKQFQLSDWRMRPLHEKMIRYAQEDTHYLLHIYDRMRGELIDRGNEQKNLLHSVFQRSKNVCLKVFKKMRFTPDSHLDLYMKSKKVFNSQQLQALKSIYSWRDSVARDEDESVHYVLPNHMLLQMAEILPRERQGVLACCNPIPPLVRQCQHEVHSLIMEARETTLAPIEEKRSMEPSAAQHPHYHTSISTCRHDLSKQTSQSLDPGESSDGIRTKSNSSLFSTQSDIILKRKPILSALFPDSSVNARNKGTRLASKIRSHFCDPFSKFLPDEARAEGNSVVKPPASAKGEMSWRLKASTGIAPGTKRKSDVDLNTFAPEFAPPAKSKRAETVPESATATKPSASTETAATTTPTSSRQKVKGLKKKKKKVVEVEVEDEEEENPLSMRQLMKKKKKEKKAKKIALASDSPQPSPQTEVLEPSPDVTQEKKKKKKKKVQLITESLTIEPMEDEDDDDAEKKKKKKKKKQKVAEEGVMESVTPFDYSTADKSAFTGKGSQKQYPGVYNPHFRGGDKKQNKGKKKRVGQKHKKSMSFKPGAGGKK, encoded by the exons ATGGCGTCGACTAGAGACGAAGATGTGGCCTCTTCTTCAACTGACAATGACAACAAAAACGAAAGTCCCGAGGAAATATTTCCGGGATGTTCTAGCATTACTGACTTTTCCCAG CAAATGCTGCGAACAGTTGTGCAAGCAACCAAGACGTCCAACGATTTGCCAACAGGAGATGATTATGACTACTACTCAACCTACAACTCTGTTCGCAATGTCTTAGATCTCGAAGCTGGCAGGATCTTGCAGTT ATTGCAGAATGTGATGCGTCACCAGAATGTGAAGGGAACGATCACAGGCACGGACCATGCTTTGGAGCTGGATGAGCAATTTGACGTCATCATTGATGCCAACGATCAGATCCTGGAGAGAGTG GGAACATGGGTAGATGAAGCCACCGGGGTGAGGAAGAATGAGCACAAGCTGGTTGTGTCGGCCATGAATCGACCAAATCCTGCTGTGGCAAGCTGGAACAAAAAG AAATCTGGCACAGGCAGTCCGTCTGCCCCGGTGCAGTTACTGACCGCCAGAAACATCCAGCGGCCACAGCTCAGCTTCAAGGATAAGATTGACAACAGCAACAAGCCTTTCGTGCCCATCATCACCAGTAAACCTCACGCTGTTCAGCCTCTGCAAG ATAGCCTTCAGTTACCTGCCCACATCTCTTTGGAAGACACGGAGAGTCCAGATTTTGT GTACCCACACCCGTACAAAGAGGAGGTGGAGCAGTGGCAGCCATTGCCCCATCAGCTAGAAAGGGTCGAGCCGCAGGAGGTCAAGCCAGTTGACCTCACATCTGCCGAGTTCATTGACACCGCCCCTGACCTTGCTGAACTCTGTGACCTTTTGAAGAACGAGACAGAAATTGCAGTGGATCTGGAG CACCATTCCTACCGGACATTCCAAGGGTTTGTGTGCCTGATGCAAGTATCAACACGCACGAGAGACTTCCTCATCGACACGCTGGCCTTGCGCTCCGACATGAGCATTCTTAATGAAGTCTTCACTGACCCCAAGATCACAAAG GTGTTTCATGGCGCAGACTCGGACATAGATTGGCTGCAGAGAGACTTTGGCCTGTACGTGGTCAACATGTTCGACACGGGTCAAGCGGCCAGGGTTCTCAACCATGCCCGCTACTCGTTGGCTCACCTGCTGCAGGTGTACTGTCAGGTGGATGCCGACAAACAGTTCCAGCTCTCCGATTGGAGAATGAG GCCTCTGCATGAAAAAATGATCCGCTATGCCCAAGAGGACACCCACTACCTCCTCCACATCTACGATCGCATGCGCGGTGAGCTGATTGACCGTGGCAACGAACAGAAGAACCTGTTGCACTCCGTGTTCCAGCGCAGCAAGAACGTGTGCCTGAAG GTGTTCAAGAAGATGCGCTTCACACCTGACAGTCACCTGGACCTGTACATGAAGAGCAAGAAGGTGTTCAACTCTCAGCAACTACAGGCGCTGAAATCCATTTACAGCTGGAGGGACAGTGTGGCTCGGGATGAGGATGAAAGCGTGCA CTATGTTCTCCCAAACCACATGTTGCTCCAGATGGCCGAAATACTCCCCAGGGAGCGACAGGGAGTGTTGGCGTGTTGCAACCCCATCCCTCCCCTAGTGCGGCAGTGTCAGCATGAAGTACACAGCCTTATCATGGAGGCCAGAGAAACTACCTTGGCACCG ATTGAGGAGAAACGCAGCATGGAACCGTCTGCGGCACAGCATCCTCACTACCACACCTCCATCTCCACTTGCCGCCACGACCTCTCCAAGCAAACGTCACAATCCTTGGACCCTGGCGAGAGTTCAG ATGGGATCCGCACAAAGTCCAACAGTTCTCTGTTCAGCACCCAGTCAGACATCATCCTGAAGAGAAAGCCCATCCTATCTGCGCTTTTTCCTGACAGTAGCGTG AATGCCAGAAACAAAGGGACAAGACTTGCATCCAAAATAAGAAGCCATTTCTGTGACCCATTTTCCAAG TTCCTTCCAGACGAAGCAAGAGCAGAAGGTAACAGTGTCGTGAAGCCGCCAGCAAGTGCCAAG GGGGAGATGTCATGGAGACTGAAGGCAAGTACAGGAATAGCACCCGGTACCAAACGCAAAAGTGACGTTGACCTCAACACATTTGCTCCGGAGTTTG CACCACCTGCTAAATCCAAGCGTGCTGAGACAGTACCAGAGTCAGCTACCGCAACAAAGCCCTCCGCTTCTACAGAAACAGCAGCAACGACCACTCCGACCAGCAGCAGACAGAAAGTGAAAggactgaagaagaagaagaagaaggtggtggaggtggaggtggaggatgaagaggaggagaaTCCTTTGTCTATGCGACAgttg atgaagaagaagaagaaagagaagaaggcAAAGAAGATTGCCTTGGCCTCAGATTCCCCACAGCCCAGTCCACAAACAGAAGTTTTGGAGCCATCACCAGACGTCACccaggaaaagaagaagaagaaaaagaagaaggttcAACTAATCACTGAATCACTGACAATTGAGCCAATGGAAGACGAAGATGATGACGATgcggaaaagaaaaagaagaagaagaaaaagaaacagaaagttGCGGAGGAAGGGGTGATGGAGAGCGTTACACCCTTTGACTACTCTACTGCAGATAAATCTGCATTCACAG GAAAAGGCTCACAGAAGCAGTATCCAGGTGTCTACAATCCACACTTCCGTGGGGGGGATAAGAAGCAAAACAAG GGGAAAAAGAAGCGCGTTGGACAGAAGCACAAAAAGAGCATGAGCTTCAAACCCGGGGCAGGTGGAAAGAAATGA